A region of the Acidobacteriota bacterium genome:
CTCGACGGGGTGCGGAGGGAGAGCCTGCTGTTTCTGCCCCCGCGCGACCGCGGCCTGGAGGGGTGGGAGGGGGAGCGGGTTTTCCCCGGGCCGGAGGCGGAGCGCGCGACCGGCATGGACGCGGTGCTCGACACCGCCCGGTTCGGGGGGGAACTGGAGGAGCGGACGGGCTCCGCGGGCGTCCTCTATCTGCCCCGCTCCCCGCAGGAGACGGCGGCCGTCAGCCGCGACCGGGCGCTCGACGCCGACGAGGCGCGCCGCCTCGACCCGTGGGACGGCCGGGAACCGGCATGGGCGGCTTTTGAGCGGAAGGTGCGGAACCGGGTAGGCCCGTCGGTCGACATCCGGGACCTCGCCCCCGTCCTCGACGGGATGAGGCGGGTCAAGGACGCGGCGGAGATCGCCCTCCTCCGGGAGGCCGGCCGGATCGGGGCCCTCGGCCTCCGGGAGGCGATGCGCTCCGCCGCGCCCGGGGCGTACGAATACGAGCTGGCGGCGCGGGCGCAGTTCGAGTTTCTGCGGCTGGGGGCGGCGGGATACGCCTTCCACCCGATCGTCGGCTCCGGGCCGAACTCGTGCGTTTTGCATTATTCGCGCAATCGGCGCAAAATGATGCCCGGGGAGATGGTCGTCATCGATTTCGGCCCCGACTACGGCTATTACGCGGCCGACGTCACCCGGTCGTTCCCGGTCTCGGGAAGATTCGGCGCGGAACAGGCGAAGGTCTACCGGGCGGTGCTCGAGGCCCAGGAGGCGGCCCTCGCCAAGGTCCGGCCCGGCGCCACGTTCAGGGAAGTGGAGGAGGCCGCCGGCGAGGCGCTCGACCGCCACGGGTACGGCGGACGCGCCCCCCACCGGTTCGTGCATCACGTCGGCATGGCGGTCCACGATGTCGGGGACGGGGCGCCGCTGGAGCCCGGGGTCGTGATCGCGGTCGAACCGGGGGTGTACCTGAAGGAGAAAAACCTGGGGGTCCGGATCGAAGATACGGTGCTGGTGACCGAAAGCGGCCACGAAGTGCTCACCTCCGGCGCGCCCAGGGAAATCGCCGGGATCGAGGCCCTGATGGCCCAACCGGCCGTCGTGCAACCCATGCAGGATTGAGGCTGTCGCCGATTCCTGATTCGTCCTACGGGAAGGTGTTTATGGTCCGCATCTACCACGCCAAAGACAGGGCCAGGCTGTTTGCCCGCCTGGAAAGCCGGAAGATCCTGGCGACGAGTGAAATCTCCGCTTCGGTGCGGCAGATCCTCTCGCAGGTCCAGAAGGAGGGGGACCGGGCCCTGGTGCGCTTCACGGAGCGGTTCGACAAGGTCAAGCTCCAGGCGCGCCAGCTGCGGGTCCGTCCCCAGACGCTGCGGGCCGCGGCCCGGAAGGCCGACCCCGCCCTGCTGCGCGACCTGGAAAAGGCGATCTTCAACATCCACGCCTATCACAAGCGGCAGGTGCAGAAATCGTGGGAGTACCGCAAGCCGGGGGCCGTCCTGGGGCAGCGGGTGCTGCCGATAGACAGCGTGGGCGTCTACGTCCCCGGGGGGAGCGCGGCCTACCCCTCGTCGGTCCTGATGAACGTCATCCCCGCGAAGATCGCGGGGGTCCCGAGGATCGTGGTCGTGACCCCGCCCGGCACCTTCCAGCAGCACCCCATCATCGCCGCGGCGCTCTACGAGCTCAACATGACGGAGATCTACCTGGTCGGGGGCGCGCAGGCGGTGGCCGCGCTCGCCTACGGCACGGAGACCATCCCCCGCGTGGACAAGATCGTCGGCCCCGGCAACGCCTACGTCAGCGCCGCCAAGCGGGAGGTCTTCGGGCAGGTCGATATCGACATGATAGCCGGCCCGAGCGAGGTCGTCATCATGGCCACGGCGGAGTCCAACCCGCGCTTCATCGCCGCGGACATGCTCTCGCAGGCCGAACACGACGAGTTCGCCTGCTCGATCTGCTTCACCGACTCGATGCCGCACGCGGTGCTGGTCGGGCGCGAGCTGCAGCTGCAGCTCGAGTCGCTCGACCGGAAGGAGATCGCCCGGAAATCGATCGACAATTACGGCGCCATCGTCGTCATGGACAGCTACCACGACTACCCGGAGTGGATCAACGAGATCGCCCCGGAACACCTCGAGATCTTCTCCAGCATCCCGGCGTCGATGATCCGGGAGGTGCGTAACGCGGGGTCGATCTTCTACGGGGACTACACCCCCGAGGCGGTGGGGGACTACTTCGCGGGGAGCAACCACGTGCTGCCGACCGCGGGCACGGCGCGCTTCTTCTCGCCTCTCGGGGTGTACCACTTCCAGCGCAAGACCGGCATCATCCGCTACACGAAGCAGGAACTGGCCCGCACCTGGAAGTCGATCGACGCCCTGGCCCGCTCCGAAGGGCTCGATGCGCACGCCCGGAGCGTGTCGATCCGCCAGGAGTCCCCGAAAACCCTCAAGCGCAAGGACAAGTGACCGTGAAGAAGACGTCCCCCCTCCGCGGAGTCAAGCCCCGGGTGTTGAAGGTGCCGGCCTATACGCTCCACGCGTACGAGGCGGAGGTCAAGCTCAACCAGAACGAGAACCCCTTCGATTTCCCGGAGGATCTCAAGGAGGAGGCGTTCCGTCGCTTCCGCGCGCGGCAGTGGTCGCGCTACCCCGATTTCATCCCCGACCGGCTGCACGCGAAGCTGGCGGAGTTCGTCGGCTGGCCCAAGGAGGGGATCCTGGCCGGCAACGGTTCCAACGAGCTGCTCCAGGCGACGCTGATGGTGCTGGTAGGGGCGCGCACGCCCGTGGCCATCCCGCTCCCCACCTTCACCGTCTACCGGCTGATCGCCGCCATCCTGGGGGCGCGCGTGGTCGACATCCCCCTCGGCGCCGACATGAGCTACGACGTCGACGCCCTCATCTCCCGGTCGCGGGACGCGGGCGCCCGGGTGCTGGTCGTCAACAATCCCAACAACCCCACCGGGTGCGCGATCGGGGAAGGGGAGATCCGCCGCATCCTGGACGCATTCGAGGGCTTCGTGCTCCTCGACGAGGCCTACTACGAGTTTTGCGGCCACACCGGGTTCGGACTGCTCGAGCGCTACCCGCGCCTCGTCATCACGCGGACCTTTTCCAAGGCGATGGGGATGGCGGGGCTGCGGCTCGGCTACCTGCTGGCGCACCCGGACCTCGTCGCCCAGATTTCCAAGGCGAAGCTTCCCTACAACATCAACCAGTTCAGCCTCACGGCGGCCGAGGTCGCGCTCGAGAACATCGACCGCTTCCGGCCGGCGATCGAGACGATGCTGTCCGAAAAGGAGCGCCTGGACCGCGGGCTCCGGGAGATCCCGGGGGTCCGGGTGTACCCGTCGCAATCCAATTTCTTCCTGATCGAGGTCCCGGTCCCCCCGCGGGAGATCTTCGACGACCTCTACCGCCGGGGGGTCCTCGTGCGGGACGTGAGCTCGTATCCCACGCTCGGGCGCTGTCTGCGCGTCAGCGTGGGCACGCCGGAAGAGAACACTCAACTGCTGGCGGCGTTGCGCGCCGGCCTGGAATCGCTCGCGCCGGCCCGCGCCGGGCGCGAGGCGGGGGCCCTATGAACAGACGATGTGCGACGATCCACCGGACCACGAAGGAAACCGACATCAGGTTGACGCTCGACCTGGACGGCGGCGGCAACGGCGACGTGAGCACGGGGGTGCAGTTTTTCGACCACATGCTCACCCTCTTCGCCAGGCACGGGATTTTCGACCTCGACATCGCCTGCCGGGGGGACCTGGGGGTCGACGCGCACCACTCGGTCGAGGATATCGGCATCTGCCTGGGGATGGCGATCGACGAGGCCCTGGGGGACAAGAGCGGCCTGGTCCGCTTCGCCCACGCCTATTTCCCCATGGACGAGGCGCTGGCCCGGGTGGTCGCCGACCTTTCGGGGCGGCCGTACCTCCATTACGACGTCGAGGTGCAGCAGGAACGGGTCGGGGAACTCGACTCGGAGCTCGTGGAGGAATTCTGGCGCGCGGTGTCGGTGCACGGCCGGCTGAACCTCCACCTCGAACTGCTTCACGGCCGCAACGCGCACCACATTTTCGAGGCGGTGTTCAAGGCGGCGGCGCGCGCCCTCTCGCTGGCGACGCGCACCGACCCGCGGATCGAGGGAGTGCCGTCGACCAAGGGGGTGCTCTAGCTTGGCCGCCATGGCGGAAACCCTCATCGTCGACTACGGCATGGGCAACCTGCGCAGCGTGGAGAAGGCGCTCTCGGCCGTGGGGGGCCGGCCGCGGGTGTCGGCCGACCCCGACGCCGTCCGCCGGGCCGGCCGCCTCATCCTCCCGGGGGTCGGGGCCTTCGGGGACGCCATGGCGAACCTCGGGCGCACCGGCATGGATGAAGCCCTGCGGGAGGCCGCGCGGGCCGGGGTCCCGCTCCTCGGCCTCTGCCTCGGGCTGCAGCTGCTGTTCGCGCACAGCGAGGAGTTCGGCAGCCACCGCGGGCTCGGCCTGATACCGGGCAAGGTGCTGGGTTTCCGCGCCCCGGGCCTGCGGGTGCCCCACATCGGGTGGAACCAGGTCGAGGACCTCCGGCCCGACCCCCTCTTCCGGGGGATCGCCGAGGGGAGCTATTTCTATTTCGTCCACTCCCTCTACGTGGAGCCCGACCGCGGGGAACACGTGTTGGCGCGGACGACGTACGGGCACGCGTTCTGTTCGGTCGCGGGCCGCGACAACGTCCGGGGGGCGCAGTTCCATCCGGAGAAGAGCCAGGACAACGGGAAGCGGCTCCTGGAGAATTTTCTTGCGATATAGAAGGGCGGGGGACCTATGCTGGAACTGATACCGGCCGTGGACATGAAGGGGGGGAAATGCGTCCGGCTCCAGGAAGGGGTCGCCTCGCGGGTGACGGAGTACGGCGACGACCCCGTGGCGATGGCTCTCCACTGGGAGGCGGAAGGGGCGACGCGGCTCCACCTGGTGGACCTGGACGGCGCCTTCTCCGGGCGCTCGGCGCACCTGGACGTCGCGCGCTCCATCTTCCGCTCCCTGAAGATCCCGGTCGAGTTCGGGGGCGGGCTGCGGACGCTCGATCAGATCGAAGCCGTCCTCGACCTGGGCGCCGACCGCGCCATCCTGGGGACGGTGGCGGTGGAGGACCCCGCCGTCGTGCGGGAAGCGGTGCGGCGCCACCCGGGCGCCATAGTGGCGGGCATCGATGCGCGGCGGGGAAAGGTGGCCCTGCGCGGCTGGGTGGACCAGACCCCGGTGGAAGCCGTGGACCTGGCCCTCGGGATGAAGGGGCTCGGGATCGAGCGCATCGTCTACACCGACGTGGCGCGCGACGGGATGCTCACGGGGGTCAACTACGAGGAAACCGAGAGGGTCGCCCGGGAGTCGGGGCTCAGGGTCATCGCCAGCGGCGGCGTCGCCTCCGAGGAGGATATCCGGGAACTATGGTCGCGGCGCGGGGCCGGGATCGAGGGCGTCATCCTGGGCCGGGCGCTCTACGACGGCAAGATCGATTTCAGGAGTCTACGGGCCCGGATGCTGTCGTGGTAGGGGCGGGCCGGGGAAGACGCGGAAGGTTTTAGGCGCATGCTTGCGAAAAGAATCATTCCCTGCCTCGACGTGAGGGAGGGCCGGGTCGTCAAGGGGACCCATTTCGTCAACCTGGTCGACGCCGGGGACCCGGTGGAAGCGGCCGCGCGCTACGACGCCGAGGGGGCGGACGAACTGGTGTTTCTCGACATCACGGCCTCCTCCGACCGGCGGGAAATAGTGACCCGGATGGTCAGGGCGGTCGCCGACCGGGTCTTCATCCCCTTCACCGTCGGCGGGGGGCTGCGCACCCTGGAGGACATCCAGGCCATCCTGCGCGCCGGCGCCGACAAGGTGTCGCTCAACACCTCGGCCATCGACAACCCCGGGCTGATCACCGAGGCGGCTCGCTATTTCGGGTCCCAGTGCATCGTCGTGGCGGTCGACGCGCGCCGGGCCTCTCCGTGGGACGAGGATCGGCCGCGGTGGGAGGTCACGACCCACGGCGGGAGAGTCCGCCGGCCGCTCGAAGCGGTCGCCTGGGCTGCGGAAGCGGCCAAAAGGGGCGCCGGGGAAATCCTCCTGACGTCGATGGACCGTGACGGAACCCGGTCCGGGTACGACAACGCGCTCAACCGCCGGGTGGCGGAGCGGGTGGGGGTTCCCGTCATCGCCTCCGGGGGATGCGGCGCGCTCGAGCACCTGGCCGACGCCTTCACCGAGGGGCGCGCCAGCGCGGTGCTGGCGGCCTCCATCTTTCATTTTGGCAACCACACGATCGCCGAGGCCAGGAGGTACCTGCGCGCGCGCGGCATCCCGATGCGCCCGGCGGAATAGTGTGGACTTCACCGGACAAGAGAGAGAATATGAAAAGCATCGAAGATCTTAAATGGGGCGCGGCCGGGCTTATCCCCGCCGTCGTCCAGGACGCCGACTCGGGCGAGGTGCTCACGGTGGCCTACGTGAGCCGCGAGAGCCTGCGGAAGACGCTCGAACTGGGGGAAACGGTTTTTTTCAGCCGGAGCCGCCAATGCCTCTGGCACAAGGGGGAGACCTCGGGGAACACGCAGAAGGTCGTCAGCGTCACGGCCGATTGCGACCTGGATGCCCTGGTCATCCGGGTGCGCCCGAAGGGGCCCGCGTGCCATACGGGGGCGCGCTCCTGTTTTTACGAGGCGGTGGAGGGTTTCGCGGCCGGGTAGATGGAGCCCGCGGGCGCGGGCCGGAACCGTCGGAGAGCGGGTATGAAAGACGTCATAGGAGTGATTCTGGGCGGCGGACAGGGGCAACGCCTGTATCCCCTGACCAAGGAGCGGAGCAAACCGGCCGTGCCCCTGGGGGGGAAATACCGTCTCATCGACATCCCGATCAGCAACTGCCTGAACTCCCAGATCAACCGGGTGTTCGTGCTGACGCAGTACAACTCGGCCTCCCTCAACAAGCACATCGTCCAGACCTACAAGTTCGACATGTTCAACGGCGGCTTCGTAGACATCCTGGCCGCCGAACAGACGCCGGAAAGCTCCAGCTGGTTCCAGGGGACGGCCGACGCCGTCCGCAAGAGCCTCAAGCACCTGATTCCTTTCGGGGACGCGAAGTACGTCATCGTCCTGTCCGGGGACCAGCTCTACCAGATGGACCTGCGCCGGGTCATCAACTGCCATCTCGAGAGCGGGGCCGCCATCACCGTGGCCGCGATCCCGGTCTCCGCCGCGGAAGCCCCGGACCTGGGCATCATGAAGACCGGCCCCGGGGGGGAGGTGCTCGGCTTCAGCGAGAAACCGAAACCGGAGGCGCTGGCGGACCTGCGGTCGGATGACCGTCCCGACGGCAGGAACTACCTGGCCAGCATGGGCATCTACGTGTTCGAGAAAAACTTCCTGGTGGACCTGCTTTCCAGCACGACGGCGGCCGATTTCGGCAAGGAGGTGATCCCCCAGGCCATCGGGGTCCATCGCGTCTCGGCCTGTCCCTTCGACGGGTACTGGGAGGACGTCGGGACCATCCGGGCCTTCTACGAGGCCAACCTCGCCCTGGCCGATGTCGCCCCCCGGTTCAATTTCTACGACGTGACGCGTCCCATCTACACCCACCCGCGCAACCTGCCCGGGTCGAAGCTCAACAACTGTAACGTGCACCAGTCCATCATCTCGAGCGGCTGCATCCTGACGGGCGCCGACATCAAGCACTCCATCATCGGGGTGCGCAGCCGCATCGGCATCGGGACCACGATCAAGCATTCCATCGTCATGGGCGCCGACCACTACGAGACCGCGGAGCAGCTGCAGGAGAACCTGGAAAAGAAGCAGCCGCACATCGGCATCGGGAACCATTGCACGATCATCAACGCCATCATAGACAAGAACGTACGGATCGGCGACAACGTCTCCATCATCAACGCCCACAACCTTCAGGAAAAGGACGACGAGAACTACTGCATCCGGGACGGGATCATCGTTGTGCCGAAGGGGGCCTGGATTCGGGGCGGAACGGTCATCTGAGGCCCTCTCCGCCCATAGTGGGATCGATGTCCCCAAAGACCATCAGGATCCTCGGTCTCGTCCTGCTCCTGGGCGCCCTCTTGAGGGTCCCCTATCTTTTCCATACCCTCCAGGACATGGACGAGGGCTGTTACGCCGGCGCCGCCGCGGTGCTGATGGACGGGGGGCTGCCGTATCGCGACGCCGTGGAAAACAAGCCGCCGGGGATTTTCTACCTCTACCGGGCCGTGTTCGAGCTCTTCGGCAGATACAACATGGGGGCGGTCCATGCCCTGACCTTCGCCTGGACCCTCCTTACCGCCGCCGTGCTGGCCCTGGCCGCCCGCCGGCTGGGCGGGCGGCTCGAGGCGGTGTGCACGTTCCTCTTCTATCTCGTCTTCACCGCCTCGCTCTACCCCAAGATGATCGCGGCCAACAGCGAGATCTTCATGGCCCTCCCTTGCGCCCTCGGCGCTCTCGCGCTCCTCGACGCCTTTGCGCGCAACAGCCGGGCGCTCTATTTCGCCGCGGGGCTGGCCTTCGGGTTCGCCCCCCTGTTCAAGCAGGTGGGCGCCGTCGGGGCCGCCGCGGTCTTCGCTTTCCTCCTCATCCTCCCGCTTTCCAGGCGCGGGATGCGGGTGGGGCGTACGGCCGCCCCCCTCCTCTTATTCGCGGCCGGGTTCGTCCTGCCGGCCGCAGCCGTCGCCTTCCTCTTCCACCGGGCGGGGATCCTGGGGGACTGGCTGTTCTGGAACGTGACCTACCCGGTCCGCTACGTCGGCTCGGGAAATGCGGCGCTCCCCTTTTTCCCCCAGCTCCTCGGCGAGTTTCTTCCCTTTGTCCTGGCGACCGTCCTCCTCTGGGCGCTCGCGGCGCTCTGGGTGCGCCACGAGGCCGGGCGGTGGCGCTCCGGGGGAGGGTTTTCCCTCTTCATCCTGCTCTGGCTGGCGTCGAGTACGGGGGCGACCTTCATCGGCAGCCGGATGTTCGGCCACTACTTCATCCAGATCCTCCCCCCCCTCTGCCTCGCGGCGGGGCTCTCGGCGGGACGCCTCCTGTCGGCGGGGGACCCGTTGCGGAGGCGCGCCTGGAAGGGCGCCGTGATCGCGCTGACCCTGGTTCCGGGCGTCATCTTCGCGCTGATGGGCATCGCCTTCGAGGCCTCCACCAACAGCTGGTGGCGGCCCGAGCCCGATTTCCGCCCGGCCACCGACTACATCCGGCGCCACACGGCCCCCGGGGACACGATCTTCGTCTGGGGGTGGTTCACCCCCGTCTATGTCTACGCGGAGCGGACGCCGGCCACGCGCTTCATGAACACCCACCTCCTCACGGGATACCGGGAGGGGAACGATCCGGACGAGCGGGACCGCGCCGACATCGCCTGGCACGCCGTCCCCGAAGCGTGGCCGATGCTGGAGGCGGACCTCCGGCGCAACCGCCCGGTACTCGTCGTGGACACCTCCCCCGGCGACTACCACGATTTCGGCCGCTACCCGATCCGGGACTACGCGCCCCTGGCCCGCTACCTGGACGACGCCTGCCGCCTTGAAAAACGGGTCGCCGGCATGGATATTTATCGCTGCCGATGAGGCCCCGGAGCCGCCATGACGGATGAAATCGCGAAGGTGTTGAAGCGGTACTGGGGGTACGACGGGTTCCGCCCGCTGCAGCGCGAGGCGATGGAGTGCGTCGTTCGGGGAAGGGACTCGATCGTGGTGCTCCCGACCGGCGGGGGGAAGAGCCTCTGTTACCAGGCGCCCGCCCTCCTCCTTCCCGGGCTGACTCTGGTGGTCTCCCCCCTGATCTCCCTGATGAAGGACCAGATCGACGCCCTGGCCGGGTGCGGCATCCCCTCCGGGCGGCTCGACAGCACCCTGTCGGCGGGGGAAAAGGACCGGGTGTCCCGGGAGCTGGGCGCGGGGGGGCTCCGGCTCCTCTACGTGTCGCCCGAACGGCTGCTCTCCCCCGGTTTCCTCGATTTTCTCAAGGGCCTGGGGGTGTCCTCCATCGCCATCGACGAGGCCCACTGCGTCAGCATGTGGGGGCACGATTTCCGTCCCGAATACCGCCGGCTCGGCATTCTGCGCATGGCCTTTCCCGGCGTCCCCATCGGCGCCTACACGGCCACGGCCACCGAACAGGTGCGCGGCGACATCGCCGCTCAACTGGGGCTCGGCAAGCCGGAGGTCCTGGTCGGCAGCTTCGACCGCCCCAACCTGGTCTACCGCGTGCGGCGGCGCACCGAGGGGGTGCGGCAGGTGCGCGACGTCATCGACCGGCACGCCGGGGAATCGGGCATCGTCTACTGCCTCCGCCGCTCCGACGTCGACCGGCTGACCGAAACCCTCCGGCGGCAGGGGTATCGCGCGGCCGCCTATCACGCCGGCATGTCGGACGAGGAGCGGCACCGGAGCCAGAACGCGTTCATCCGGGAGGAGGCCGACATCATCGTCGCCACCGTCGCCTTCGGCATGGGGATCGACAAATCGAACGTCCGCTACGTGGTCCACGCCGCCATGCCCAGGTCGCTCGAACACTACCAGCAGGAGAGCGGCCGCGCCGGGCGCGACGGGCTCGAGGCCGAGTGCGTCCTCCTCCACTCGGGCGCCGACTACGTCACCTGGAAGCGCATCATCCTGGAATCGGAACCGCAGACCGTGGAGAACGGACTCGGGAAGCTGGGGCAGATGTCGCGCTACTGCCGGGGGGTCTCCTGCCGCCACCGGGCGATCCTCGCTTATTTCGGCCAGCCGCCGGGGATGGAGCCGTGCGGCGCCTGCGACATCTGCCTGGGGGAGGTGGAGGGGGTCGCCGACCCGGTCGTCGTGGCGCAGAAGATCCTCTCCAGTGTGCTGCGGCAGGGGGAGCGCTTCGGGGCCGATTACACGGCCGGCGTCCTCTGCGGCTCCAGGGAGGAGAGGATCGTGGCCAACGGCCACGACCGGATCTCCACGTACGGGATCCTGAAGGCGGAGACCCGGCCGGCGGTGCGGGACTGGATCGAGCAGCTGGTGGAGCAGGAATACCTCGCGCGGGTGGGCGATTACGGGGTGCTGAAGCTCACCGCGCCGGGGCGCCGGGCGCTCGCGGGGGAGGAACGCCCGCTCCTGCTCGCGGCGCCCGCGGCGCGGCGGGCGCCGAAGGCGGCGGTGGAAAAGGACTCCTGGGACGGCGTGGACCGGGCGCTGTTCGAGCGGCTGCGGGCCTTGCGCAGGACGCTGGCGGCCGAGGCCGGGGTCCCCGCCTACATCGTCTTCGGCGACGCGACGCTGCGCGACCTGGCCCGGAAGAAACCGGCGACCCCCGAAGAGCTGCTCGAGGTCACCGGGATCGGCGCGAAGAAACTCGAGCTGTACGGCGCGAGGGTGCTCGCCGAGGTCCGGGCGCACGACCCTCTCCAGACGGGGCCGGGGGTGGGGCGATGAGACCGCCGCTCATCGGGGCGCACATGTCGATCGCCGGGGGGATCCACAAGGCCTTCGAGCGCGGGGAGAGTGTCGGCTGCCGGACCCTTCAGATCTTTCTCAAAAACAGCAACCGGTGGGACGCCCGCCCCCTTTCCGCGGAGGAACGGGAGCTTTTCGCCACGGCCCGGGCCCGGACCGGCATCGACCCGGTGGTGGCCCACGACAGCTACCTGGTCAACCTCGCCTCCCCCGACCGGGCGCTCCGCGAAAAATCGGTCCGCGCCTTCATGGAAGAGATGGGGCGGGCCAATTTCCTGGGGGTCCCCTTCCTGGTGCTGCACCCCGGAGCCCACATGGGGACGGGGGAGCGGGAAGGATGCGCGCGCGTGGCCGAAGCGCTCGACCGGGCGCTCGGGGAGGTCGGGGGTCCCGTCGTCCCGCTCCTGGAAAATACCGCCGGGCAGGGAAGCACCCTCGGGCGCAGCTTCGGGGAGCTGGCCTCCATCCTCGAGCGGGTCGGGGAGCGCGAGCGGGTGGGCGTCTGCTTCGACACCGCCCACGCCTTCGCCGCGGGCTACGACCTGCGGACGAAAAAGGGCTACGACGCGGTGATGCGGGAGTTCGACCGCCTGGTCGGAATCGGCCGGATCCGGGTGTTTCACGTCAACGACAGCAAAAAGGAGCTGGGGAGCCGGGTGGACCGCCATGCCGACATAGGGAAGGGGTTCCTGGGCCTCGAGCCCTTTCGTTTTCTCCTGAACGACCGCCGCTTCCTCGCGGTCCCCAAGATCCTGGAAACGCCCAAGGGGCCCGATCTTGCCGAGGACCGGCGGAACCTCGCGACCCTAGAGTCCCTCTGCCGGAGGAAAAAGCCCCCTACAGGACCTTGAGTTTCGCGAACTTCTCCACCAGCGACTTGCGGCCCACGCGGCTGAAGGTGATCACCAGCTTGAAGTCGTTCCCCATCCGTTCGCGGCGGAGGATGATGCCGTCGCCGAACTGCTCGTGGCGCACCCGCATCCCGCTCTGCAGCCCGGCGGCGCTCCTGGATCCTTCGGCGGGCGCGGGGGGCGCCCCTCCCGATTTCTTCTGGCCCGCCAGGTACTCCTTCAGTTCGGCGATCGATTTCGGCTGCGGGAGCGGTTCGGGGCGGCTGGAGGGAACCGCTTTGCGGAACGGCTCGGGCTGTTTGCGCGCGAACGCGGTGCGGAAACCGGCCGGCTGCTCCCTGAAGCGTCCCCGGGGGGCCGGAGTCTGATCGTAGGCGTCCTCTTCGAGGTCTTCGAGCCCCTCCACCAGCTCCGCCGGCATCTCCTTCAGGAAACGGGACGGCTGGGCGGGAAAGCCCACCTCCGGCCCGTAGGTTTTGCGGAAGGGGGTCCAGGTGACGAATAGTTTGCGCCGGGCGCGCGTGATCCCGACGTAGCACAGCCGCCGCTCCTCCTCGAGCTCCGAGTCCGACCCGCTCGACTGGGAGTGGGGGAAGAGCCCCTCCTCCATCCCCGCCAGGAACACCACGTCGAACTCGAGCCCCTTGGCGCTGTGGAGGGTCATGAGGGCCACGCGGGCGTTGGGGTTGAGGTGGTCGAGTTCCGAGGAGAGGGAGGCGCGGTCGAGGAATTCGGCGATGGTCTCCCCCCGCTCCTCCGACTCGGCGGCCGCGGCGATCAGTTCGTCGATGTTGCCGGTCCGGTTTTCGGCCTCGAGCGCCGTCTCCTGCCGCTCCAGCATCTGCCGGTACCCGGTGTCGGCGAGGATGGCCTCCAGCATCCCGGCCAGCGTGCTCGACGCCTGCATCCCCGCCCACTTGTCGACCAGCGCCAGGAAGCGCTCGAGCGCCCGCGCCGCCCGGGACGGGAACTGCGGGTCCCGCACCTTCTCCCGCAGCGCCTCGAGCACCGGGATCCCCCGCTCGAGGGCGAAGGCGGTCAGGGTGTCGACCGTGGTCGCGCCGATCCCCCGCGGCGGGGTGTTGAGCACGCGCAGGAGCGCGATGTCGTCCACGGGATTGAAGACGATGCGCAGGTAGGCCAGCAGGTCCCGGATCTC
Encoded here:
- a CDS encoding deoxyribonuclease IV; its protein translation is MRPPLIGAHMSIAGGIHKAFERGESVGCRTLQIFLKNSNRWDARPLSAEERELFATARARTGIDPVVAHDSYLVNLASPDRALREKSVRAFMEEMGRANFLGVPFLVLHPGAHMGTGEREGCARVAEALDRALGEVGGPVVPLLENTAGQGSTLGRSFGELASILERVGERERVGVCFDTAHAFAAGYDLRTKKGYDAVMREFDRLVGIGRIRVFHVNDSKKELGSRVDRHADIGKGFLGLEPFRFLLNDRRFLAVPKILETPKGPDLAEDRRNLATLESLCRRKKPPTGP
- the hisI gene encoding phosphoribosyl-AMP cyclohydrolase, which translates into the protein MKSIEDLKWGAAGLIPAVVQDADSGEVLTVAYVSRESLRKTLELGETVFFSRSRQCLWHKGETSGNTQKVVSVTADCDLDALVIRVRPKGPACHTGARSCFYEAVEGFAAG
- the recQ gene encoding DNA helicase RecQ translates to MTDEIAKVLKRYWGYDGFRPLQREAMECVVRGRDSIVVLPTGGGKSLCYQAPALLLPGLTLVVSPLISLMKDQIDALAGCGIPSGRLDSTLSAGEKDRVSRELGAGGLRLLYVSPERLLSPGFLDFLKGLGVSSIAIDEAHCVSMWGHDFRPEYRRLGILRMAFPGVPIGAYTATATEQVRGDIAAQLGLGKPEVLVGSFDRPNLVYRVRRRTEGVRQVRDVIDRHAGESGIVYCLRRSDVDRLTETLRRQGYRAAAYHAGMSDEERHRSQNAFIREEADIIVATVAFGMGIDKSNVRYVVHAAMPRSLEHYQQESGRAGRDGLEAECVLLHSGADYVTWKRIILESEPQTVENGLGKLGQMSRYCRGVSCRHRAILAYFGQPPGMEPCGACDICLGEVEGVADPVVVAQKILSSVLRQGERFGADYTAGVLCGSREERIVANGHDRISTYGILKAETRPAVRDWIEQLVEQEYLARVGDYGVLKLTAPGRRALAGEERPLLLAAPAARRAPKAAVEKDSWDGVDRALFERLRALRRTLAAEAGVPAYIVFGDATLRDLARKKPATPEELLEVTGIGAKKLELYGARVLAEVRAHDPLQTGPGVGR
- a CDS encoding UvrD-helicase domain-containing protein, which encodes MDILGGLNREQRLAVEHGQGPALVLAGAGSGKTRVIAYRIAYLVQNGAVRPENILAVTFTNKAAKEMRERVQKLLGSERSAEPLISTFHSFCVRLLRREIHHLGYKRDFSIYDTDDQKRLIRQTLEEMQKPDLELSPREIISRISYAKSHGVPPERFAARFPSDKAEDLEYIYDKYNTRLRSTNSLDFDDLLLKSVAVLEQNPELGKFYSDWYRYILVDEYQDTNRPQYDLLRLLTTAHRNLFVVGDEDQSIYKFRGADIQNILKFEKDFPGARVIKLEQNYRSTGNILRAAGTVVGNNRERKGKTLWTENDGGDLISCRSAESPREEARLITGHIKQILRENPDWRLAVLYRANFLSRNFEDVLTEEGIPYAVVGSIAFFSRMEIRDLLAYLRIVFNPVDDIALLRVLNTPPRGIGATTVDTLTAFALERGIPVLEALREKVRDPQFPSRAARALERFLALVDKWAGMQASSTLAGMLEAILADTGYRQMLERQETALEAENRTGNIDELIAAAAESEERGETIAEFLDRASLSSELDHLNPNARVALMTLHSAKGLEFDVVFLAGMEEGLFPHSQSSGSDSELEEERRLCYVGITRARRKLFVTWTPFRKTYGPEVGFPAQPSRFLKEMPAELVEGLEDLEEDAYDQTPAPRGRFREQPAGFRTAFARKQPEPFRKAVPSSRPEPLPQPKSIAELKEYLAGQKKSGGAPPAPAEGSRSAAGLQSGMRVRHEQFGDGIILRRERMGNDFKLVITFSRVGRKSLVEKFAKLKVL
- a CDS encoding glucose-1-phosphate adenylyltransferase, with product MKDVIGVILGGGQGQRLYPLTKERSKPAVPLGGKYRLIDIPISNCLNSQINRVFVLTQYNSASLNKHIVQTYKFDMFNGGFVDILAAEQTPESSSWFQGTADAVRKSLKHLIPFGDAKYVIVLSGDQLYQMDLRRVINCHLESGAAITVAAIPVSAAEAPDLGIMKTGPGGEVLGFSEKPKPEALADLRSDDRPDGRNYLASMGIYVFEKNFLVDLLSSTTAADFGKEVIPQAIGVHRVSACPFDGYWEDVGTIRAFYEANLALADVAPRFNFYDVTRPIYTHPRNLPGSKLNNCNVHQSIISSGCILTGADIKHSIIGVRSRIGIGTTIKHSIVMGADHYETAEQLQENLEKKQPHIGIGNHCTIINAIIDKNVRIGDNVSIINAHNLQEKDDENYCIRDGIIVVPKGAWIRGGTVI